A single region of the Elusimicrobiota bacterium genome encodes:
- a CDS encoding carbohydrate ABC transporter permease, whose protein sequence is MTPRVRRLLSDSLVSGGLHVLLAVTAAATLLPFFWMLSTSLKSGGGLFTYPPTWIPTEPTLQWYIQLIKEVNFLLHFRNSVIVSTSITILSLFINSMAGYAFAKHQFRHRDKLFSLLLATMMVPGQLTMIPVFLLLKKLGLLNSYLGLIIPVSANVFGIFLIRQFMMSIPNDLIESARIDGCSEFRIYWSVVLPLCRPILATLGIFTFMGSWNDFLWPLIVMVREAGYTLPVALANLNGQHPTDFGLLMAAAVVVVVPVIVVFILAQKYVIRGIATTGLKE, encoded by the coding sequence ATGACGCCTCGGGTCCGGCGACTCCTTTCGGATTCGTTAGTGTCTGGGGGGCTGCACGTTTTGCTGGCGGTTACGGCGGCGGCGACGCTCCTTCCGTTTTTCTGGATGTTATCGACTTCCTTGAAATCCGGAGGGGGGCTTTTTACTTACCCACCCACCTGGATCCCCACCGAGCCAACGTTGCAGTGGTACATCCAACTGATCAAAGAAGTCAACTTTTTATTGCATTTCCGTAACAGTGTTATCGTTTCCACGAGCATCACGATTCTGTCCCTCTTCATTAATTCCATGGCTGGGTACGCTTTCGCTAAGCACCAGTTTCGCCATCGGGATAAATTATTTAGTCTTCTCCTGGCGACCATGATGGTTCCGGGCCAACTGACCATGATCCCGGTCTTCCTTTTGCTTAAGAAACTGGGATTGTTGAACAGTTATTTGGGGCTTATTATCCCCGTGTCGGCCAACGTGTTCGGAATCTTCCTGATTCGCCAATTCATGATGTCCATTCCCAACGACCTCATTGAATCGGCGCGCATCGATGGGTGTTCGGAATTTCGGATTTATTGGAGCGTGGTCCTTCCCCTGTGCCGGCCCATTTTGGCGACGCTCGGGATCTTCACTTTTATGGGGTCGTGGAATGATTTTCTTTGGCCGTTGATCGTGATGGTGCGCGAAGCGGGGTATACCCTTCCGGTGGCCCTGGCCAATCTCAACGGACAGCACCCCACCGATTTCGGTCTTCTGATGGCCGCGGCCGTGGTGGTGGTGGTTCCGGTGATCGTGGTGTTCATCCTGGCCCAGAAATATGTGATCCGGGGTATTGCCACAACGGGCCTGAAAGAGTAG
- a CDS encoding extracellular solute-binding protein has protein sequence MSRRFLFVLLTAAAFLPGGLRGEEGPLVVWAMGEEGKKIAEMARRFERENPGAKIETQAIPWEAAHAKLLTAVVGGIPPDVSQMGTTWMAEFAAMGALDALDERAATSPTANPEAFFPGSLHTCEVDGRLYGIPWYVDTRVLFYRKDLLAAVGFSHPPTTWEEMKTVATRLSRQKTTDGKKAYGISLGSRGWTDLLMAVWQNGGDPLRPSETAYFEAMLYYRSFFQEGLTPSKEGADVDIYHAFRTGYLPMFVSGPWMVELVGKELPELNGRWGVSLLPGKKTRTSFVGGSNLVVYKDSKKKDLAFKFLEFLSDPKNQVEWMRITTDLPSVQSAWKDPFFADKPMIQIFGQQMFDTASPPTVPEWEQIASATEDAMEKIVLNTQLTKDEIQLGLQELETTIVKMRVERGSRPNSWRTFFWWVIGGTVLFLGALWARSFWHLRLGNGEEVVPPFRWRQFIQRDLVGLFFVFPAVLLLFIFMFFPMAVSFLISLTDLNIFSINEWTRMQFIGIENYGRILQDPIFWRALWNTLFFTAVGVPLTITVSLLAAVALNQRMVKMKSLFRMSFFAPVVTTVVAVAVVWRWLYNPEYGVFNWFLQEGLGMKKLFWLSDPRTSLPSLILMAVWKNFGYNMVIFLAGLQTIPESQYEAARIDGASGWQCFRYITIPGLAPTLLFVSIMTIIGYLQFFAEPYVMTKGGPLDSTTSIVLHMYNQGFRFFNLGYASAISYTLFGLIFVFTFIQMRLKKNGFEVNS, from the coding sequence GCCGCTTTTTTGCCGGGGGGATTACGGGGCGAGGAAGGGCCTTTGGTGGTGTGGGCCATGGGCGAAGAGGGGAAGAAAATTGCGGAGATGGCCCGCCGGTTTGAGCGGGAGAACCCGGGGGCGAAGATTGAAACTCAGGCCATTCCTTGGGAAGCCGCCCACGCCAAACTTTTAACCGCTGTGGTGGGTGGCATCCCTCCCGATGTCAGCCAGATGGGGACCACCTGGATGGCGGAGTTCGCCGCCATGGGGGCCTTGGACGCTTTGGACGAACGGGCCGCCACGTCTCCCACCGCCAACCCCGAAGCCTTTTTCCCGGGATCGCTCCACACCTGTGAAGTGGACGGGCGGCTTTACGGAATTCCCTGGTATGTGGACACACGGGTTCTTTTTTACAGGAAAGATCTCTTGGCCGCTGTGGGGTTTTCCCATCCGCCCACCACGTGGGAAGAAATGAAGACCGTTGCGACCCGCCTTTCGCGCCAAAAAACAACCGATGGAAAAAAAGCCTACGGCATTTCCCTGGGGTCTCGAGGGTGGACCGACCTTCTGATGGCCGTGTGGCAAAATGGGGGAGACCCCTTACGACCATCGGAAACCGCCTATTTCGAAGCGATGCTTTACTACCGGAGTTTTTTTCAAGAGGGGCTAACGCCTTCTAAAGAGGGCGCGGATGTGGACATCTATCACGCCTTTCGGACGGGCTACCTTCCCATGTTCGTCTCGGGGCCGTGGATGGTGGAGTTGGTGGGAAAAGAGTTGCCGGAACTCAATGGCCGGTGGGGTGTGTCCCTGCTTCCGGGAAAAAAGACGCGGACTTCTTTTGTGGGCGGTTCCAACTTGGTGGTCTACAAAGACTCTAAGAAGAAGGATCTCGCGTTCAAGTTTCTCGAATTCTTAAGCGATCCGAAAAACCAAGTGGAATGGATGCGCATCACCACGGATCTTCCCTCGGTTCAGTCCGCCTGGAAAGACCCTTTCTTTGCCGACAAACCCATGATCCAAATTTTCGGTCAACAGATGTTCGACACCGCTAGTCCCCCCACCGTTCCTGAATGGGAACAAATTGCGAGCGCCACTGAGGACGCTATGGAAAAGATTGTCCTCAACACGCAGTTAACAAAAGACGAAATTCAACTGGGTCTTCAAGAATTGGAGACCACGATTGTGAAAATGCGGGTGGAGCGGGGGAGCCGGCCCAATTCCTGGCGAACCTTTTTCTGGTGGGTGATTGGAGGAACGGTACTTTTCCTTGGGGCCCTCTGGGCCCGGTCCTTTTGGCACTTGCGGTTGGGGAACGGGGAAGAGGTGGTCCCCCCGTTTCGATGGCGGCAATTCATTCAGCGGGATCTCGTTGGTCTCTTTTTCGTTTTTCCCGCGGTGCTCCTCCTCTTTATTTTTATGTTTTTCCCCATGGCGGTTTCGTTTCTTATCAGTCTCACGGACCTGAACATTTTCAGCATCAACGAATGGACCCGGATGCAATTCATTGGGATTGAGAATTACGGCCGGATTTTGCAGGACCCGATTTTCTGGCGGGCCCTTTGGAACACGCTTTTTTTTACCGCTGTTGGGGTTCCCTTAACGATCACGGTTTCCCTTTTGGCGGCGGTGGCGCTCAATCAACGGATGGTAAAAATGAAATCGTTGTTCCGGATGTCATTTTTCGCCCCCGTGGTGACAACGGTGGTGGCGGTGGCTGTTGTTTGGCGATGGCTTTACAACCCGGAATACGGGGTCTTTAACTGGTTCCTTCAAGAAGGACTGGGGATGAAAAAACTGTTTTGGCTTTCGGACCCGCGAACCTCGTTGCCCTCTTTGATTCTCATGGCGGTTTGGAAAAACTTTGGGTACAACATGGTCATTTTTTTGGCCGGCCTTCAAACCATCCCGGAAAGCCAGTATGAAGCCGCGCGTATTGACGGGGCGAGTGGCTGGCAATGTTTTCGCTACATCACCATCCCCGGCTTGGCCCCGACGCTCCTTTTTGTTTCAATCATGACCATCATCGGATATTTGCAATTTTTTGCGGAACCTTACGTCATGACGAAAGGAGGGCCCTTGGATTCCACCACGTCGATCGTTCTCCATATGTACAACCAAGGGTTCCGGTTCTTTAATTTGGGGTATGCCTCCGCCATCAGTTACACGCTTTTTGGGCTTATTTTTGTTTTCACTTTTATTCAGATGCGTCTGAAGAAGAATGGTTTTGAGGTGAACTCATGA